The nucleotide sequence CAGAAAATTTTAGAAAAGGGGCTCAATACGAACGTAATCCAAAGGGCTTCACGCCTGTTCGATATGAGGAAAATTTAAATTGTCTCTTTATTCCTTCTTACAAAGCACTCAATGGTGAATTTGCCATTAACTGTGGTACCCAAGAAAATAGAGACGGTTTACTTAAACTTTTAGGGTTAAAAATCAGTTCTACCCAACAGACCAATACATACACTACGACAATCTATGCCGATGGGCTATTTACCATCTATTCTGTAGCAAAGCAGAGTAATGCGATCTATTTTAATAAAGAGAATAAAATATTTACTGAAAAAGGGACTTGTCTAAAAATTGACACTACAACAGGTGAAATTCGGCAAATCCAAATTAAAGATTTTTCAAAAATAGTTCAAAAACGGCCACCTAGTCGTTTTGACGCCTTCTATGCGCTTGATATCTCAACCCTGCATCAACCTATACCTGCTGTACAACCAGTTGAAGCACCGCAAGCAGTCGCTGTAAAATCAGTTTTATCGAAAAATTGCTTATTTATGCTTGATAAAAATAATGGAAATGAGCCCGAGATTACCATCCAATTCCCAGATCAATTCAGCCGTGATCAGTGGCATGCAACCTTTGTAGGATTCGCTAAGTCAATTGGTATCTCAATAACGAATGATAGTTTGGTTGAGAAAAGCGATAAGGATTCATCAATACTTCGCTTCAAGGCTTGGAATGGGGAGGGAAGTATTGGTGTTTTTTCATTAAACCCAAGTTCAAGTACTCTATTCCAATCCCAAACTCAAATAAGTATTGATTTCGGTGACCTACAACTGCGTGAACTATTCATTGAGACCTTAGGTATTAGTGATCAGGTTGCGACTATTTTCACAGATTGCCATCGCGCGCGCACTCTGCATTTCAAGCCCGGTATTCTCAATTCTCAGGCTGATCACCAATTAAATACAAAATACAATGATGAAGCTCTCGCTAGTTATACCCTTCTCCTTTCTGCAATAGAAACGTCAACAGTAAATCCTGTTATTAATTGCTAATAGGACTACCTTCTGGTTTTCCTTTATAAAGGAAAACCAGAGTTTTTTTCTCTGAAGAGAATAGTTGTTTCCTAATGAATTTGTTACTGGTGTTAGGATAGAATTTTTAATCAAGAAAATTTTATTTGTACCTATCTTTTACAATTATCATTTTATTATAGGAATTAAGTGTCTTTTTCTATCTATAAGCAGCCACTAATTAAACCTTCTTAACTACATTGCCACATTAGGGGGATGTTAGTTTTTTAGGTTCTTGGTCTTTGATTGAGCTTAGCGTATGATTATTTTCTCCGCTCCGGATTATCATGAAACTACAAATTGATAAGATCGGGCGTGTTATCAACCAACAGCCAAAGCTTTGCCAGGCATAGTCGATACAGTGGGGGATGAGCTTAACTATACTCGTTGATTCTGGTGTACCGCTCAAGATTGGATTTCGTACGTATTGGGAGCAAAAACGGTTATGTTAGGACGTTCGCCCGTTTACGTTTTAGCAGCAGGGCAGGTAGATGTTGAGAACCTGCTTACTATTTTTGCTGATGAAATGCGTATAGCTAGGAGTTACCTCCATTGCGCAAATTGACAAAAGCAATCTTGCCACTCTCTAGGGGTTGATAAGTGTTTTATAGCTTTTGCATTTTTTTTCATGTTCAATCAACCATTTTTTTCTTGCAACCCCGCCACCATAACCACTGAGCTCCCCATTGCTATTAATAACGCGATGACAAGGGATAACGATTGCAAGTTGATTTGATCCATTAGCTCGTGCTACAGCACGCCAGGCAGAGGGTCTATCAACAATTTTTGCAATATCAGCGTAGGAACGAGTTTCGCCAGGGGGAATTTTGGCTAAAGCACCCCAAACTTGCTTTTGAAAAGGTGAGCCAAGCAGGCTTAGAGGTGTATTAAATAGTTGTAGAGTGCCATTAAAATAGGCATTAAGCTCGTTTTGAATTGAAATAAGAGGGGCTGTTGAGCCAGGAATGATTGCTGACTGTGTTTTTTTTCGCAGGCGTTCAACCTCGCGCTCAAGCCCTTTACGATCAATGAACTCCAGGAGGTAAAGGGTGTTTTCATCCGCAATAGCGAGCATTGGCCCCAGCTTAGTATCTAGCCAAGCTGCCTTTAAAATATTTTTATGCCCATGCTTGGCAGGAGCAGCCCCCATAATTCGTACAAATGCATCTCTAAAACCACTACCAGATTCATAACCCGCAGAAATTTGTGTACTGATAATTGACTCACCATTTCGGATTTGTTTCACTGCCAAGCCTATTCGTCGAGCTCGCGCATATTCTACAAAGGTCATACCAAACCTTTTTTTAAATTGGCGACGAGCGGTCACTGCCTCAATTGATAGAGCCTGGAAATCGGCATTTTTCCATCGTTTTTCAGGGTTTTCGTCAATAGCATTCACTAATTTTTGTATTATTGTTGAGACTTGATTGGGATGAGAAAGAGGAAGACAACGCTTGCAAGGCCTAAATGAAGCTAATAGGGCTTGTTGAGCGGTTTCGTAAAATTCACAATGCTCAAATTTAGGTTTTCTTGCAGGACATGTTGGGCGACAAAATACACCGGTTGTGGTAACAGCAACGTAAAAAACACCTTCATATTCAGTATTCTTATTCAATAACGCCTGATAATACTCGATTTTTTTCTCTTCCGTTAACATAGAGACCTCTAATGACCATTACTTCCACTTTATTGTAGCGAATTTAGAAAAAGGCGCCGCCGAAATTTGGACATCGATTTTATTTTATGGAAAAGGGTATTGGATTAGTCTCTACAAGAAAAGATAGTGGGCAGTCTGCAGTATGAGCAGGCACCCACTGAATAAATGGAATAAAGCTTACTAAGTCTGCTTAAGCAGCGCAGGCAGCAGTATTAGTAGAAATGGTGTCATCTTGAGATGGCAGGGTAGAAGTCGTCCATGTAAAACTTGAACCAGGAGGTCCATTCTCATCATCCTTTTTAGGAAAAAGAATCGGCATCCTGCAAGTAGACTGGAGCCCTAGTGCAGTTTTTGACGTTATACCAATTGCACATAATTTAACAAGAGAAGGGGATACCCAGGGGATTAGATGACTTCTTTGTTCCTCTCTTTCCTCTTCTTCATTTTGTATTGGTTCATTACTTCCAAAAAGCCAATTTTTCAGAGAACTAAATGCCTGAACAACACGGGCAACGAAATTTTTGATATTTTGAAAAAGCTGCATTGAAAACCTTTTATTGGGACTACAATTAATACACTAAGAGGCATTATTATACTAAAAAGCACAAAAAAAGCTATTTTTAATTTTTAACAAAATGTTATGACGCTGTATGGAAATTAAACATCTATCGCATACAAGTTATTTGCTTAAGCATCTCTAAAATGCAATTATGGTTTGTCTTGTCTTAGCCATTGGCGAAGAGCATCGATTGTTTCTTGGTTGACTGTTAAAAGTTGATGATAAAGCTGTTCTAATAATGTCCGGTGGCCTGCTTTGTAATAGCGTTCAAGATACTGGCATGCTAATTCCAAGCGAGCTGTACCAAGATATACTGCGCCACCTTTTAATTTATGTGCAATCTTTTCAATTTCACTCCAATTGTTAGTCGTGTAAGCTTTTTCTATCTGATAAATATCGTCTTGTCTTCCTTCAGAGATAAATTCTCTTATAAGTTCTTGGAGCAGCGTGAGATTACCATCAAAGTGTTTAAGGGCTTCTTTCTCGCAAAAAATTGGCAAATGCCCCAATTCAAATAATTCTCTTTCTGTCGCAGGTAACTCTTCCCCCAAACCTTGCGAAGAAATTGTCTTGGTATTTTGCGTCTCCTCAGAATGTTTAATATATTTATTAACAATATTCTGAATCATATTCAAAGTAATCGGTTTGGTAAAAACATCATTCATACCGGCTTTTAAACACTCAGCTTGCATAACGCCAGTAGTATGTCCTGTCAAGCCTATAATAGGTATTGGGTTTTTAGTATGCGCTATCTCCCATTCACGAATTTTAGCAACAAGTTCATTACCTGACATTCCCGGCAAACCAACATCGGTGATTATAAGATCAAAATGATTTTCTTTAGCCAACTCTAAGGCTTCCTCTCCTGTAGAGGCCGATTTAAAGCGGTATCCGTTTTTAGAAACCATTGTTTCTAATATTTTTGCAGCCAGCATATTATCTTCAACTAATAAAAGAAGTGGTTTTTTTTCATTTTCGTTTGTAGGGTGTGATAACTTCGTCAGGCTAGAAGAAGTTAGTGGAGTAGGAGAGTGGAATTGAGACCCAGCCAATTTTTCTATTATTACGTCTCCTTCTACACCTTTTCGACAAGAAAGCTCGAAATACACTGTTGTCCCAACCCCTTCTGTACTAGAGAGCCCAATTTCCCCGCCCAATAATTCAACATAAGAACGCACAATATGTAACCCAAGGCCGTAGCCTTTATAAATTCCTTTGTATGAAGGGGTTGCTCGGAAGAAACGATCAAATACTTTGTCTTGTATATTTTTAGAAATCCCAATTCCTGTATCAGACACACTGAATTTTAGTCGAATATCTGAATCATTACTTTCAAGACAAGAGATTTGTATAGTGATATGTCCGGCCAAAGTGAATTTAATAGCATTACCTAGCAAATTAAGTAGTATGCGGTGTATTTTATTGCGGTCACTTACAATATATCTAGGGACATTCCTATCAATATCAACATTTAGTCCTAAATTCTTTAATGTAGTAGTGGGGCGCTCAAGTTTTACCAGATCTGCTATGCATTGATATAAATCAAAAGTATCAAGATGTATATCATTTGCATCCATACTGCCAACGCTAACATCCCGAAGAATATCGTTTAACATTCTTAGTAATTCTTCACCACTATCATAAAGCATACGAGCATCTTTCTTTTGCTCTGGGTCATCTAAAGTATTTTCTAGTATTTCAGAAATGCCAATAACACCAATGAGAGGAGTGCGAATATCATGACTCATATTGGCTATAAATTCGGTTTTTGCACGACTAGCTGCTTCTGCTTTTTGTCGAGCAATAATTAAGTCTTGTTCTAAATTTTTCTGCTCAGTGATATCCATTGATGTACCAATAATACCAACTATCTCATTTTTCTCATTATATAAAGGACTTTTTATGGTTAATTCAGTAATAACTCGTCCATTGGCTAATTTTGCTGGCTCCTCTCTCTTGTAGGTTTTATTTTCTCGCATTACCTCCAAATCAAGGTTGCGCCAATCTTGAGCAAATTCTTTCCAACATAAATCAAAATCAGTTTTTCCGAGTACTTGTTCAGGTTTGTCAAAGCCGGCCATGTTGGCAACAAATTGGTTACAGCCCATATAACGACCTTCTTTATCTTTCCAATAAATTGCACCCGGTAGCGTATTTATAATAGCATTTATGTAGGATTTTAATGCTTCATTGGTTCTATCAATAACTGTAAATATCGCTAAATAGGACGAGTTTATGTAGGCGATTAAAAGTGTATATTCGAAGTTTAAGTTTTTATCACTTAGCTCAGATTGCTCAAACAAAGTCGAATTTACCTTATTCATTAAATTAACAATATTTTTTTTATCGAGATTTAAGTGACTAATTGCATCAGCAAAAGGTTTATTCTGATAGTAAGCTAATTCTAAAAAATAGTTTTTATCTGTTTTGAGAATGATATGTTTAATTGTATGTTTTTTGTCAATAAAAAATACAATTCTTTCGGCTTCCTTTAGAAAAGAAAGAAAAAAAAGGCTATTAATTTTTTCTTTCATCGTTTGATTAGTTGGAGAGGATGCTTGAGTAACCATTAATATTCCTTTTCGATTACTGGTAAGGTGGCATCAAGTAAGTTTTCAATATAGATTGCCACTTTTTCCATCGTATTGTGCTGATGAAATTCATGATAAGTCATATGTAAATGGAAAGTTTCATTAATAGTAGCCAAGAAATAATACATGGATAAGGAAGAAACTCCATGTGTCCAAAATTCTTCTGTGATTAGCACATTATCACCTGTAATATTAAGCCACATTTGTTTTAACTTGGATAAAATCGAATTATTACCACCTTGTTCATTATTATAGGCGGTAGGAAGAGATAATTTCTTTTTATCCAGCTTACCATTAATTGTCTGTGGCCATTTTTCAACCCATATATAAATAGAGGGATTTACCCAGGTCATCACATGCTTTTTAACGTGCATTTTTATATGATCAAAACAAAATTTCTGTAGCCACGGACTAAAAGGTTCCCTGCAATGGGCATGAAAAGAGTCAATTTTCTCCTTTTCAAAAGGACGTATTAGTTCTTTCGTATTAGAAACAGGAACTAATAGCATTTGTATATAATTTTGCGGTGCATTATGTTGATAATGAATAAATCTTTCATAGCCATTCAATTTTTTATGGATTAGAGCATGCGCAATGGTTTTATTTTTTTCATTCAATAATATTGGATTTTTTAACAAATTTTCCAAGTGAGTATTTTCACGAATTGATAACGCATTGCAAAGGGTATCAAGATAGTCGTAAGGTATACTCTGGATTTTAATTGGTCTGGGAGTTTGATTAAGAATATCCGTTATATCGTCTTCAGAATTAAATGCATTAAACGCGATTGTTTGACACTCGAGTTGCATCACTTCTTGCTCAATATGTAATATCACATCGTAGCGAAAATAATTAAGCTCATTTGGATAAAGACCATGCTTAACATTGATATCTACCCAGCTTATTCTCTTAAATTGTTCTTTCAATGCATAAAAAAATAGGGGAGACAATACAATTTCACTATCCCTTGATTTGTAAAATAAATGTGACGGATATCCATCCTCTTTCTCGTGGTGATGACAATAATGTTTAATACCAAGAAAGACCTCTAACAATTCAAGTGAGCGTACATCACCAATCAGTATCCTACCACCAGTTTTAGTCGCTTTGATCAGTTGTCTAAGAGAGTCCATAAGTGATTTTATACTTGGTAAATATTGAATCACTGAGTTAAGAATAATGCAGCTATATTGGTTTGTTTCGTGGATATTAATGATTGATTCCAGTTTGAATTCAATTTTGTTCAAATGAACGTTAGGAACAATTGATTGAACATAATCAATAGCTTTTTGCGAAATTTCAACTAATGTTACTTGTTGTGCTTTCGGTAAGTAATCTAAGAGTAGACTTCCAGTACCACACCCAACTTCAAGTACATGAGTAAGGTCAGCATTTTGAATATATCTGCGAATATTAATATATGATTCCGAGAGCTCATCCGCTTGAAATGTTTTTCCTGTAAAGGAATTTTGCCAACCACATGTATTTACAATCCCACTTTCAAATTCTTTGGCATGAGTGTAGGTTTCATCATATATCGTTTCCATATAGTAGGATGAATCTTTGCTGATAATATTTGAATGGTGTGAAAATAGCGATTCCTCATCAATTTCCACATAAGCAGCCAGGGTTTTGTAATAATCATTGTGCTCATGGATCTTTACGACAGCTTTTTTTACAAATATTTCCTGTTCAATCGAAGCTTCTATTTCCCCTGCCTCAATACGAATACCACCAAATTTTAATTGATCGTCTTTTCTTCCCACATAGCAGATCGTGTTGTTATCTGTTTTAACAACTAAATCACCGGTTTTGTAAAAACGGTCTCTTTCTTTCTCATCATGAATAAATTTAATATTTGTCAGTTCTTCCGCATTTAAATAACCTCTTGCAACGCCTAGCCCCCCTATATAAAGTTCAGCTTGATTGGAGTCGTCTTCATAAACTAGTTTAAGAGTAGTATTTGCAAGAGGTTGACCTAAAGGAACAGATTCAGTGGTTATTGGGCTTTTTAAATGATAAATCATCGACCACATACTGGTTTCAGTTGGTCCATAGACATTCCAAACATTCCCTTTTTCATATTGCAGTTTTAAAGCAAGACTGGTTTTAAACTTCTCACCACCAACTAAAATTCTTATTGAACCATTATTATTCCAATTGTTTTTTAATAATATTTCCCAAGTTAATGGGGTTGCTTGGATAAAGCTTACTTTAGAATTTTCTAAATATTGTTTTATCTTTTTCCCGTCTGCTACAACACCATGCTCGGTCAGAACAATAGGGGCACCAAGCGTTAATGGCATTAATAATTCAATTAAAGAAATGTCAAAAGTGTAATCGGTAAGAGCGAGGAAGCAATCTCTATTTGATAGGGCTAAAGTCTCAATTAATGAAGAAAATAAATTCATCATAGATTGGTGTTCAATCAAAACACCTTTGGGTTTTCCAGTTGACCCAGAGGTATACATCACGTAAGCAAGCTCATTATGACAATATGTATACTCCATAGAGAGATTGTTATTATTGTCAGCATACAGATTCTCTGGCCTAATTGCCTTTACGCTACTCGGCAAATTAAATTGGATTGCCGTATCACAAAATAGGAGTTTAGCCTTGGTTTCTTCTAAGATATATTCTATACGTGAGCAAGGAGAAGATGGGCTTATTGGCAAAAAAGCGCAACCTGATTTTAATATACCCACCATGGTGATAATAATATTAGGAGTCCTCTCTAATACCAAAGGGATGATGGTTTCTTTAGGAAAATCAAACCTAGAAATTTCATGGGCTATATTGTTTGATAATCGATTTACTTCTTCATAACTATATATATTTTTTCCAAAATATATTGCAGGCTTATTCGAAAAATTTTCAACTACAGAAGAAAATTGTTTAATAAAGTGAGGTAGCATTCCCCATTCTCCCTTGTTTGTTTCTATTGGTAGCAATTACCATTAGTTTAGATTTCAGGATTAATTTATTACACTATGCAAAAATAACTGATGGTTAAACTTATATTTCTAATTTCTTCAAGTCGTATTTACAACTACTGAGTTTAAAACTCCTCTTTAGTCTCGAGTAGAGGATGCTTATCAAGTAATTTTTTTCAGTATCTAATGTATCAACTGCAAGAACTTGCTTATTGGCTTTATTAGCAGAAGATATAACGAATTGATCAGGTAGGAGTTGAGCACGAATTTGTCTAGTTAATTCATTAACCGATAACCCAGGTAAGCCGATATCGGTAATAATTAAATCAAAATCTTTCGATTTTGCTATTTCAAGCGCATCCTCGCCATCGGCGGCAGAAGTATAATGGCATCCTGGTTTTTCTGTATATCCTCCAATCATTTGTAACGCGATTGAATTATCTTCGACCAGCAAAAGGGTGGTGCAAGAAATCTTATTTTTAGGAATCTCAAGGATACTTGCTTTGCCTGGCACACTTTATCTCCTTTTAGTACCAATAACGTACAAAATGGCAGCAAAAGCCATTCCTTTAATAAATGGCAAATTTTGGCCAAGTACCAATGGCTGCGTAATATATCACAACAATTGCCTAAGGAGGCTCCAATATTTTCAATATGGTAACAAAAAATATCTTTTCCTATCATTTCACTAGCCAAGGACAAGCATTGAGGATAAACAAGTTTGAGAGATTGTTTGTTGGTCTTGTCTTATCGGCCCGGAGTGATGTTAAAAATTTCATATAATTCAGTGTATTAGTCTGCTAATTCATAAAATAAGCACCCTTCCACTAAGTCTGATTATCAAAATAATCAGACTTAGTATCGCAATTGGACTACCAAGCGCATTCATTCCCTTTTGATTCCCTGATTACTCTAATCTCCCTCAATCTTTCTGAAAGCAAATAGATTTTTATACAAAGAATGATTTAAGAATACTCCTCTTTATATTTTTGTTTAAATTTTAATCAAATATGATATAATGTCCTCTTTACAAATTGAAATTGATAACAAGCATTGATACCATCGCCGAGTTTATAATCCGTAGTAACAGTGTTGAATTATGAATTACAAAGTTGAACTAGAGAAAGAACACAATAAATACAAGGTTCTTTCCCAAAAAAGAAATGAGTTAATCAATGATTTTTGTAGTTTGGATCATACAATTGAAGAACTTAGTCAGTTAAGACAAGCACATAAAGAATTAGTTATCGCTATTTCAGAAGTACTGCATAAAAGTTCAGAACTGATTCAAAAAGCGTTTTATGCAACAACTCACATAACGGAGAATCATTACAGTGATGAAAAGATATAATCCTTTAGATGCACAAAAAACGTTTGGTATTCTTTTTATTGAAAATGGTGCCCTCGCCTGTATAAAAAGCTTTTTTATTGTCTTATTAAGTTGGTCGTTGCGTACTAACACAGCCCCTGTCCCTGTTTCTGTATGGATACTTAGCTATTTTGCTCTTTGCGCTTACTTTACCTGGAAGCCTAAATTAACCCGATTCCTAGTTAACAGAAAGCAAAGAAAAACAGCTAAAGATGATTAGTATTTTTATTTTCATCATCGATCCACTGGCTAGTTATTGAGCATGCTTTTAACCGCTTTAGTTCATTAGGATTTGACAGTCTATACACATTTTTATCCACAGATTTTGTGGATAAATTCAATACCCCTCTAAAGAAAGAAAATACCTCAATGCCTTATAGGGCAAGGATTATCTCTTAAAATAGGCGTTTTTTTTGTAATGCTTGTCGGGAAGAGCGAAGAATTATCCACAGGATATTAGAAGAAGTAAACAGACCTACCGCGCAGACGATAATAAACAAATAAATAATAAAAAAACAGTCTTGACTAAGAATATTTTTATAATGACGAGTCAATCTTGTAAATAACAGGACATGAATTTCATTCCCTCATTCGAGGCACCATAATCTCCAATGACTGCAGCACCCCAATGGCAATAAGGAGAGCTGCATAACTATTTGAAATGTCTCCATTTATTCTTTTTTACAGATGAGATGAAAAAATAATCCAGTTTTAGCTTATCTAAAAATGACATGTCATACATGGCAATAATTTTTTTATTCTTTTTGTACACAAAAGCAAATTGCTTATTTAGATAATCTTCAGTTAAATAGATGTTCAAATTCCACCAAAGTGATGCAAACTTCAATTTTTACATCACTCTGCAATAAAACACTTATACCTCATAACTAGAAACAAACTTCTCCTCTTGATTATCTACTGAAACTGGTGGCGGCTCAAATTGGAAAAATCGGGAAAGAATCCAGGATTTTCTTGTGGGATAACTCTCGGAAGACTTTTCTCGAAACGGAGCTGGTGAATGAATAGCGAAAGGTTTTTCTTGCGTATTGCCTGTATTATCGGTGGCATCCATCCTATCCAACCCAACATCAGCATTTGTTGATGGTTCAGAAACAGAGTCCTGCAAATCATTGATTTTTCTTTTTTTAACAATAGACTTAGGCGCCCCTTTAGACCTGACTTGAGGTGAAGGTTGCTCAGGATATTCTCTTTTTGGGACACTTGCTTCCTCGCTATTCCTATTTTCTAATAAACTCGTTGCCTCACTGACTAATTCATCAACTGAGCTTATAAACCTATTATCAAATCCTAATTGCTGTTGAGTAGCCTCAT is from Legionella donaldsonii and encodes:
- a CDS encoding response regulator; translated protein: MPGKASILEIPKNKISCTTLLLVEDNSIALQMIGGYTEKPGCHYTSAADGEDALEIAKSKDFDLIITDIGLPGLSVNELTRQIRAQLLPDQFVISSANKANKQVLAVDTLDTEKNYLISILYSRLKRSFKLSSCKYDLKKLEI
- a CDS encoding bifunctional transcriptional activator/DNA repair enzyme AdaA, translated to MLTEEKKIEYYQALLNKNTEYEGVFYVAVTTTGVFCRPTCPARKPKFEHCEFYETAQQALLASFRPCKRCLPLSHPNQVSTIIQKLVNAIDENPEKRWKNADFQALSIEAVTARRQFKKRFGMTFVEYARARRIGLAVKQIRNGESIISTQISAGYESGSGFRDAFVRIMGAAPAKHGHKNILKAAWLDTKLGPMLAIADENTLYLLEFIDRKGLEREVERLRKKTQSAIIPGSTAPLISIQNELNAYFNGTLQLFNTPLSLLGSPFQKQVWGALAKIPPGETRSYADIAKIVDRPSAWRAVARANGSNQLAIVIPCHRVINSNGELSGYGGGVARKKWLIEHEKKCKSYKTLINP
- a CDS encoding PAS domain-containing sensor histidine kinase encodes the protein MVTQASSPTNQTMKEKINSLFFLSFLKEAERIVFFIDKKHTIKHIILKTDKNYFLELAYYQNKPFADAISHLNLDKKNIVNLMNKVNSTLFEQSELSDKNLNFEYTLLIAYINSSYLAIFTVIDRTNEALKSYINAIINTLPGAIYWKDKEGRYMGCNQFVANMAGFDKPEQVLGKTDFDLCWKEFAQDWRNLDLEVMRENKTYKREEPAKLANGRVITELTIKSPLYNEKNEIVGIIGTSMDITEQKNLEQDLIIARQKAEAASRAKTEFIANMSHDIRTPLIGVIGISEILENTLDDPEQKKDARMLYDSGEELLRMLNDILRDVSVGSMDANDIHLDTFDLYQCIADLVKLERPTTTLKNLGLNVDIDRNVPRYIVSDRNKIHRILLNLLGNAIKFTLAGHITIQISCLESNDSDIRLKFSVSDTGIGISKNIQDKVFDRFFRATPSYKGIYKGYGLGLHIVRSYVELLGGEIGLSSTEGVGTTVYFELSCRKGVEGDVIIEKLAGSQFHSPTPLTSSSLTKLSHPTNENEKKPLLLLVEDNMLAAKILETMVSKNGYRFKSASTGEEALELAKENHFDLIITDVGLPGMSGNELVAKIREWEIAHTKNPIPIIGLTGHTTGVMQAECLKAGMNDVFTKPITLNMIQNIVNKYIKHSEETQNTKTISSQGLGEELPATERELFELGHLPIFCEKEALKHFDGNLTLLQELIREFISEGRQDDIYQIEKAYTTNNWSEIEKIAHKLKGGAVYLGTARLELACQYLERYYKAGHRTLLEQLYHQLLTVNQETIDALRQWLRQDKP
- a CDS encoding amino acid adenylation domain-containing protein; protein product: MLPHFIKQFSSVVENFSNKPAIYFGKNIYSYEEVNRLSNNIAHEISRFDFPKETIIPLVLERTPNIIITMVGILKSGCAFLPISPSSPCSRIEYILEETKAKLLFCDTAIQFNLPSSVKAIRPENLYADNNNNLSMEYTYCHNELAYVMYTSGSTGKPKGVLIEHQSMMNLFSSLIETLALSNRDCFLALTDYTFDISLIELLMPLTLGAPIVLTEHGVVADGKKIKQYLENSKVSFIQATPLTWEILLKNNWNNNGSIRILVGGEKFKTSLALKLQYEKGNVWNVYGPTETSMWSMIYHLKSPITTESVPLGQPLANTTLKLVYEDDSNQAELYIGGLGVARGYLNAEELTNIKFIHDEKERDRFYKTGDLVVKTDNNTICYVGRKDDQLKFGGIRIEAGEIEASIEQEIFVKKAVVKIHEHNDYYKTLAAYVEIDEESLFSHHSNIISKDSSYYMETIYDETYTHAKEFESGIVNTCGWQNSFTGKTFQADELSESYINIRRYIQNADLTHVLEVGCGTGSLLLDYLPKAQQVTLVEISQKAIDYVQSIVPNVHLNKIEFKLESIINIHETNQYSCIILNSVIQYLPSIKSLMDSLRQLIKATKTGGRILIGDVRSLELLEVFLGIKHYCHHHEKEDGYPSHLFYKSRDSEIVLSPLFFYALKEQFKRISWVDINVKHGLYPNELNYFRYDVILHIEQEVMQLECQTIAFNAFNSEDDITDILNQTPRPIKIQSIPYDYLDTLCNALSIRENTHLENLLKNPILLNEKNKTIAHALIHKKLNGYERFIHYQHNAPQNYIQMLLVPVSNTKELIRPFEKEKIDSFHAHCREPFSPWLQKFCFDHIKMHVKKHVMTWVNPSIYIWVEKWPQTINGKLDKKKLSLPTAYNNEQGGNNSILSKLKQMWLNITGDNVLITEEFWTHGVSSLSMYYFLATINETFHLHMTYHEFHQHNTMEKVAIYIENLLDATLPVIEKEY